In one Sporomusa sphaeroides DSM 2875 genomic region, the following are encoded:
- a CDS encoding ABC transporter permease produces MESTRKKIFDKRVLLPLVSSLLALGLHIFLPKHSDILAKDFSYFIYSLAGLSAVCAVFAIMSLYSERVRVAYAYKSAFIAGMILLINIYNVITLKFMLIPGVYFPYPDKIIHVFYTHGLFMLKCLAHSLGLLGLGVLGGGITGVLTGIAVGCSKRASYWINPFIKLIGPIPAIVWIPIALVVFSTSFSASAFIIGLSVWFPTAVLTSSGIANIENAYFEVSSTLGASPVYKVLKIAVPGALPSMFIGFFNGITSAFLTLMTAEMVGVKFGIGWYINWQRETMSYANVYAGLIVIGITCFLVVTLLFKTRDKLLIWQQGVIKW; encoded by the coding sequence GTGGAATCTACAAGAAAAAAAATTTTTGACAAACGAGTGTTATTGCCGCTTGTTTCTTCCTTACTTGCACTTGGCTTACACATTTTTTTACCAAAGCACAGCGATATACTGGCAAAGGATTTTTCTTACTTTATTTATTCGTTAGCCGGATTATCGGCAGTATGTGCTGTATTTGCAATCATGTCCCTGTATAGCGAGCGAGTAAGAGTTGCCTATGCCTATAAATCAGCTTTCATCGCCGGCATGATTTTACTTATCAATATCTACAATGTAATTACTTTGAAATTCATGTTGATTCCCGGCGTGTATTTTCCTTATCCAGATAAAATAATCCATGTATTTTATACCCATGGATTATTTATGCTAAAGTGCTTGGCTCATTCCCTCGGGCTGCTGGGGTTAGGCGTGTTAGGGGGCGGAATAACCGGAGTTTTGACAGGAATCGCTGTAGGGTGCAGTAAACGCGCCAGCTACTGGATTAATCCTTTTATAAAATTAATCGGCCCCATCCCGGCGATTGTATGGATTCCGATAGCTTTAGTTGTTTTCTCGACATCTTTCAGTGCAAGTGCGTTTATTATTGGTCTTAGTGTCTGGTTCCCGACAGCAGTGCTTACCAGCTCAGGCATTGCTAACATAGAAAATGCCTATTTTGAGGTTTCAAGCACGCTGGGGGCTAGTCCGGTATATAAGGTTTTGAAAATAGCGGTGCCAGGAGCGCTTCCTTCGATGTTTATCGGATTTTTTAACGGCATAACCTCAGCGTTTTTAACACTTATGACCGCTGAGATGGTGGGGGTCAAATTTGGTATAGGCTGGTATATAAACTGGCAGCGTGAAACCATGTCCTATGCTAATGTATATGCAGGGCTCATCGTTATCGGCATAACCTGTTTTCTGGTGGTGACACTTTTGTTTAAAACCAGGGATAAGCTTCTTATCTGGCAGCAAGGAGTTATCAAGTGGTAG
- a CDS encoding acyl-CoA dehydratase activase has product MIKASIGIDCGSAACKGVLLREDAILASCVMPTGWSPRDTARAVLAQLLSQTGFVQEAVQIIATGYGRVSIDFAHRTVTEITCHALGADYLLPGVRTVIDIGGQDSKVIAVEAGQVLAFQMNTKCAAGTGRFLEMSANRMGIDLAEFADLLTAGKSCSLSSMCAVFADSEIVSQLAAGKSREEVAGGIVQLVADRTTALAARVDAAPPILLTGGLADMEGLRLALAKQLGHPVAAAGLSRFAGAIGAARTYWRKRVRK; this is encoded by the coding sequence ATGATAAAAGCATCAATCGGTATTGACTGCGGCTCTGCCGCATGCAAAGGCGTTCTCCTCCGGGAGGACGCCATCCTTGCTTCCTGTGTTATGCCCACCGGCTGGAGCCCGCGGGACACTGCCCGGGCGGTTTTGGCACAGCTTTTGTCTCAGACAGGGTTTGTCCAAGAAGCTGTACAGATTATTGCAACAGGTTATGGCCGGGTAAGCATTGACTTTGCCCACCGGACGGTAACCGAAATTACCTGCCATGCCCTGGGAGCGGACTATCTGCTGCCTGGTGTGCGCACCGTTATTGACATTGGCGGTCAGGATTCCAAGGTGATTGCAGTGGAAGCCGGACAGGTTCTGGCTTTTCAAATGAATACCAAATGCGCCGCAGGCACCGGCCGGTTTCTGGAAATGTCGGCAAACCGGATGGGGATTGATCTGGCGGAATTTGCCGATTTGCTCACTGCCGGCAAAAGCTGTTCGTTAAGCAGCATGTGCGCCGTGTTTGCCGATTCGGAAATCGTCTCCCAACTGGCAGCGGGAAAAAGCCGTGAAGAAGTGGCCGGCGGTATTGTTCAATTAGTGGCCGACCGCACAACTGCGTTAGCCGCCAGGGTGGACGCTGCGCCGCCCATACTGCTGACAGGCGGTTTGGCAGATATGGAGGGGCTGCGGCTGGCGCTGGCCAAGCAGCTTGGTCATCCGGTGGCTGCTGCCGGGTTATCCCGCTTTGCCGGCGCGATTGGCGCGGCAAGGACGTATTGGCGAAAAAGAGTAAGAAAATAG
- the phnE gene encoding phosphonate ABC transporter, permease protein PhnE has protein sequence MNEQRKHWMNFILAFVLMAAIVQSGLDTKFSPTAFSEPSNIKAMSRFVAGLWPPETDAAFLTAIGKLLLETVEISIVATALAIVLAFPMALAAMRPRGEEYARTVIGTPLWLLRWFCYHAARAILALFRGVPELMWALLFVVAVGLGPFPGVLALTAHSIGILGKLYAEIFESVDLRLVEMTRASGASELQTLAYVRLPVTLPVFLSYTLFRWECNMRSATVLGFVGAGGIGTQLMISMKLFMYQEVSTLIMAIFLLVVAVEMIGQYLRTHILGDPGQVKQSCRILSE, from the coding sequence ATGAATGAGCAGCGCAAGCATTGGATGAATTTTATATTGGCCTTTGTATTAATGGCTGCCATAGTCCAAAGTGGGCTTGATACCAAATTCTCACCCACGGCATTTTCCGAACCGTCCAATATCAAGGCAATGAGTCGCTTTGTCGCAGGCCTATGGCCGCCGGAAACCGATGCTGCATTTCTGACAGCCATCGGCAAGCTGCTGCTTGAAACCGTGGAGATTTCTATAGTTGCAACCGCGCTGGCCATAGTGCTGGCTTTTCCCATGGCGCTGGCAGCCATGCGGCCGCGGGGTGAGGAATATGCCCGTACGGTCATTGGTACGCCGCTTTGGCTGCTGCGTTGGTTTTGTTATCATGCCGCCCGCGCTATATTAGCGCTGTTTCGCGGTGTTCCGGAACTTATGTGGGCGCTTTTGTTCGTTGTTGCCGTTGGCCTGGGGCCTTTTCCGGGGGTGTTGGCCTTGACGGCGCACAGTATTGGTATTTTAGGTAAATTGTATGCTGAAATTTTTGAGTCGGTAGATCTGCGTCTTGTCGAAATGACGCGGGCTTCCGGTGCGTCTGAATTGCAGACACTGGCTTATGTTCGCTTACCGGTTACCCTCCCGGTATTTTTATCCTATACTTTGTTTCGTTGGGAATGCAATATGCGTTCGGCAACGGTGCTTGGTTTTGTTGGTGCCGGCGGAATCGGCACACAATTAATGATCAGTATGAAGCTGTTCATGTACCAGGAGGTTTCAACACTCATCATGGCAATATTTCTACTGGTAGTCGCCGTAGAAATGATTGGCCAGTACTTACGAACCCATATCCTCGGCGATCCCGGGCAGGTTAAGCAGTCCTGCCGGATTCTGTCTGAGTGA
- a CDS encoding 4Fe-4S dicluster domain-containing protein: MQSRRNLLKQGIMAVTAAMLPIKAMAGQESTVRYQMIVDQNRCMGCQTCVLACKAQNDIAPSQFLTRVLIREEKKGAVARQVFKPVGCNQCESPRCLTACPYKAISKLDNGIVVTDWTLCRGVKACNNACGNACPFHARIADPRFAGKSDKCDYCADRLETELQPACVEACPARARIFGNSRQANGEFAKYLQHPALSSSRAEQSIETNTKYIPLR; encoded by the coding sequence TTGCAAAGTCGCAGAAACTTATTGAAGCAAGGCATTATGGCGGTAACTGCCGCTATGCTGCCAATCAAGGCAATGGCCGGACAAGAAAGCACAGTCCGGTATCAAATGATTGTTGATCAGAACCGCTGCATGGGTTGTCAGACCTGTGTTCTAGCCTGCAAAGCCCAGAATGATATTGCGCCCAGCCAATTCCTGACCCGGGTTCTGATCCGGGAAGAAAAAAAAGGAGCAGTTGCCAGGCAGGTATTCAAACCTGTGGGCTGTAACCAGTGTGAGAGTCCACGGTGTCTCACCGCTTGCCCGTATAAAGCCATCAGCAAGCTGGACAACGGCATCGTGGTGACCGACTGGACTTTATGCCGGGGCGTGAAGGCCTGTAATAATGCCTGCGGTAATGCCTGTCCCTTCCATGCCCGGATTGCTGATCCGCGTTTTGCCGGCAAATCGGACAAATGCGATTATTGTGCAGACCGGCTGGAAACAGAATTGCAGCCTGCCTGTGTCGAGGCTTGTCCGGCACGGGCCCGGATTTTTGGCAACAGCCGGCAGGCCAACGGTGAATTTGCAAAATATCTTCAGCATCCCGCGCTGAGTTCTTCCCGTGCGGAACAATCAATTGAAACAAATACAAAATATATTCCGCTGCGATAA
- the phnD gene encoding phosphate/phosphite/phosphonate ABC transporter substrate-binding protein produces MRKLVILMLCMFLMVVAAGCGKSEVAKPAANENSKPATLRVGVIPNQAPDKIKAQYEPFRKYLQETLNMPVELFVATDYAGVVEAMANDKLDLAYFGGLTYVQAKQKAKIHPIVTEVDQETGTTEYYSLIIAPSDSELKEVKDIKGKVFAFGDISSTSGSLYPRFMLDKAGIKVPDDLKNVVYSGGHDATAQAVQNGTVDAGGIEGRILAKLIAKGTVDGSKIKVLEKHLVEGYPWVVRDALDKDLEGKIVQAFLGMKDPVLLDLMRAKAFAKVSAENYVEADREAHRLGLVNPKK; encoded by the coding sequence ATGAGAAAGTTAGTTATCCTGATGTTATGCATGTTTTTGATGGTAGTGGCCGCAGGCTGCGGCAAGAGTGAGGTTGCTAAACCTGCGGCAAATGAAAACTCCAAGCCGGCAACTCTGCGGGTAGGTGTTATTCCTAATCAGGCTCCTGATAAAATTAAAGCGCAATACGAACCTTTCCGCAAATATCTTCAGGAAACACTGAATATGCCTGTGGAATTGTTTGTGGCGACCGATTATGCCGGCGTGGTTGAGGCGATGGCCAATGACAAGCTGGATCTGGCGTACTTTGGCGGATTAACGTATGTGCAGGCCAAGCAAAAAGCCAAGATCCATCCCATTGTCACAGAAGTTGATCAGGAAACCGGTACAACCGAGTATTACAGCCTGATTATTGCTCCCAGCGACAGCGAGCTAAAAGAAGTAAAAGACATTAAAGGCAAGGTTTTTGCGTTTGGTGATATCAGTTCCACCTCCGGATCGCTTTATCCGCGATTTATGTTGGACAAAGCAGGCATTAAAGTGCCGGATGATCTGAAAAATGTAGTGTATTCCGGTGGCCATGACGCAACGGCACAGGCTGTTCAAAATGGCACCGTGGATGCAGGCGGTATTGAAGGCAGAATACTGGCAAAGCTGATTGCTAAAGGCACTGTCGACGGAAGTAAAATTAAAGTGTTGGAAAAACACCTGGTTGAGGGCTATCCCTGGGTAGTACGGGATGCACTGGATAAAGATCTTGAAGGTAAAATCGTTCAGGCGTTCCTTGGCATGAAGGATCCCGTACTGCTTGACCTTATGCGGGCCAAAGCTTTTGCCAAAGTGTCTGCGGAAAACTATGTGGAAGCCGACCGGGAAGCCCACAGGCTGGGTTTGGTAAATCCGAAAAAATAA
- a CDS encoding aminotransferase class V-fold PLP-dependent enzyme, with translation MAMIYFDNAATSLPKPPAVGQAVLAAINTFGGAGRGGHPAALAASRCLFQARKAVAGLLGSAADRTVFTANATDSLNIAIAGLLTREDHVITTALEHNSVLRPLYKLRSQGMGLSIVDIDQQGNLDCDGFRRLLRPNSKAVVCTHASNLTGTLTDLAFLADFCRENGLLLIVDAAQTAGVFPLDMDKLGIDVLCFTGHKGLLGPQGTGGLCIRQGLAVQPLKVGGSGLHSYSETHPADLPEALEAGTANAHGIAGLLAGVEYIQATGMDTIRDRELELATLFRQGIAAIPGVRIYGDPARPHAPLVTLNIGSLDSGEVGDRLATLYDICVRSGAHCAPLAHLALGTRSQGAVRFSFSSFNTEEEIQRGIRAIAAIAAEEEQG, from the coding sequence ATGGCTATGATTTATTTTGACAATGCAGCAACCAGCCTGCCCAAGCCGCCGGCGGTGGGACAGGCGGTGCTGGCGGCCATAAATACTTTTGGCGGGGCCGGGAGGGGAGGGCATCCTGCTGCTCTGGCGGCATCCCGCTGCCTGTTTCAGGCTCGCAAAGCCGTAGCCGGGTTATTGGGGTCTGCTGCTGACCGGACGGTTTTTACCGCCAATGCGACAGACAGTCTGAATATTGCCATTGCCGGTCTGCTGACCCGGGAAGACCATGTTATTACCACTGCCCTGGAGCATAATTCTGTGCTGCGGCCGTTATATAAACTCCGCTCCCAGGGGATGGGGTTATCGATTGTTGACATTGACCAACAAGGGAATCTGGATTGCGACGGGTTTCGCCGTTTGCTGCGTCCCAATAGCAAAGCGGTAGTCTGTACCCACGCCTCCAACCTGACCGGTACGCTTACCGATTTGGCGTTCCTGGCCGATTTCTGCCGGGAAAACGGCCTGCTGCTGATTGTGGATGCAGCGCAAACCGCCGGTGTATTTCCCCTTGACATGGACAAATTGGGGATTGATGTTCTCTGCTTTACCGGTCACAAAGGACTGTTGGGACCGCAGGGGACCGGCGGGCTTTGCATCCGGCAAGGGCTTGCCGTGCAGCCGCTTAAAGTAGGCGGCAGCGGACTTCACAGCTATAGTGAAACCCATCCGGCAGATCTGCCAGAGGCCCTGGAAGCCGGTACGGCCAACGCCCATGGCATCGCCGGCTTGCTGGCCGGTGTTGAGTACATTCAGGCAACAGGTATGGATACTATCCGCGACAGGGAGCTGGAGCTGGCAACACTCTTTCGCCAGGGGATTGCCGCAATTCCCGGGGTTCGCATTTACGGAGATCCGGCCAGGCCACACGCTCCCCTTGTAACGCTGAATATCGGTTCCCTGGATTCAGGCGAGGTAGGGGACCGTCTGGCAACCCTTTACGATATTTGTGTACGGAGCGGTGCCCATTGCGCCCCGCTGGCGCATTTGGCGTTAGGAACCCGGAGCCAAGGTGCGGTGCGGTTTAGCTTCTCCTCGTTCAATACGGAAGAAGAAATCCAAAGAGGAATTCGGGCGATTGCGGCGATTGCCGCAGAGGAGGAGCAGGGATAA
- a CDS encoding DUF3343 domain-containing protein: protein MERKKQPKLVITFPTTTAAMAMEAACAAGQGRLIPIPREISGGCGLAWCAEPQLEDRLLRVMAENSIVYQEKRVLPLY from the coding sequence ATGGAGAGAAAGAAACAGCCCAAATTAGTGATTACCTTTCCCACCACCACGGCCGCGATGGCAATGGAGGCTGCCTGCGCAGCCGGGCAAGGACGCTTAATACCTATTCCCCGGGAAATCAGTGGCGGCTGCGGCCTGGCTTGGTGTGCAGAGCCGCAACTGGAGGATAGGCTGCTCCGGGTGATGGCTGAAAACAGTATTGTCTATCAGGAGAAACGGGTTCTTCCGCTATATTAA
- a CDS encoding molybdopterin-dependent oxidoreductase → MEKDWTQLIHEKVKRREFLKLSAAAIAAAGIPLAGAGAAEATGVSSPRRFKKIAPTVKSKNRNIVHSVCLGCNARCGVRAIVQGGKLVKHAGNPYHPYNTQFQPIDYNTPVAESLAATGTICGKAEEGANYLYNPYRLLKPLKRSGKRGSGKFEPIEWEQLIDEVAKGGKLFARLGDMTEYPGLASLDSDQPINPDAPELGSVRNGFIFLSGRDQTGRKEFADRFVRDAFGSINRVGHTDICGIGFRMGNWALTEKKEVEFKADPLNAEFMLVLGANIYEATQPGVNTYGAMVARRNSEGELSFVVVDPRATNASVHAKNWIAIKPGQDGALAMGMIRWIIENERYNRGFLLSPNANSAAAQGYACHSNATHLVITDPSHSNHRKLLRAADIDPGVPQDQANAFMVLVDGNRPVPFDKAGTALLDFAGEVVTAAGASIKVKTSFRLLAEAAQLHSLEEYAGLAGVPVSQIIDIAKEFTSHGTRAAVTQYHGVGNYLGGTHAAYAVAVLNALVGSVDRKGGYLKGGGGAAAWNKGLYDLTDFPGKRKPAGVMISREQAAYEKTTEFKRHGYPSKRPWFPFTVGGLCVEAMSGIDEQYPYPCKILFTYFFNPVYSIPGGNRYEATLADHKKVPLHVSIDVTVNESNLYADYIVPDLTYPEGHYGFLTPHAPALRFTAVRVPTVEPLTAKTADGQAYSLEAFLIDLAKAAGLPGFGAGTVPGAQAAYGLDSGEDYYLRGIANLAANAKVPAASQDEIAFVEANYPTARYKHLLKPEEWAKCCYLLARGGVFQQSYEDVFAGENHRFGVKKVVLYNEELATQRNSLTGEYCSGVAAYTVATTPTGEVLAEEDAEYGYNMVTYKMNVHAQARTVWHKWAMEIFPENYILMNEQDAVREKLSTGNRVRLISRSNSQGITGEIKVTKLVRTGCLAIAHHYGHTMMGAAPLSVTNANQVFFGGNAVADKKKLKPDMTIGRGINANNISRLDRRLNNTPLTDAVGGIPDFSSTKVKIEVVSRTAD, encoded by the coding sequence ATGGAAAAAGACTGGACTCAATTAATACATGAAAAAGTAAAGCGGCGGGAGTTTCTAAAATTATCGGCAGCGGCCATTGCCGCCGCAGGTATCCCGCTGGCAGGCGCCGGAGCAGCTGAGGCGACCGGGGTGTCAAGTCCGCGGCGGTTCAAGAAAATCGCACCAACCGTAAAAAGTAAAAATCGTAATATTGTTCACTCTGTATGTCTGGGCTGCAATGCCCGCTGCGGCGTACGCGCCATAGTTCAAGGCGGCAAGCTTGTCAAACATGCCGGTAATCCCTATCACCCTTATAACACTCAGTTTCAGCCGATTGACTATAATACCCCGGTGGCTGAATCTCTGGCCGCGACGGGAACCATCTGCGGCAAAGCCGAGGAAGGCGCCAACTATCTTTACAATCCCTATCGGCTGCTGAAGCCGTTAAAGCGCTCCGGCAAAAGAGGGTCCGGTAAGTTTGAACCCATTGAATGGGAACAGTTGATTGACGAGGTTGCCAAAGGCGGGAAGCTGTTTGCCAGGCTTGGCGATATGACCGAGTACCCCGGTCTGGCTTCGCTGGACAGTGATCAGCCGATCAATCCCGATGCGCCGGAATTAGGCTCTGTCCGGAACGGTTTTATTTTCCTATCCGGCCGGGACCAAACCGGCCGCAAAGAATTTGCCGACCGGTTTGTGCGTGACGCCTTTGGTTCCATTAACCGGGTCGGCCATACCGATATTTGCGGTATTGGATTTCGCATGGGGAATTGGGCGCTGACAGAAAAAAAAGAGGTTGAGTTTAAGGCCGACCCGCTGAATGCTGAATTCATGCTGGTGTTAGGTGCGAATATCTACGAAGCAACTCAGCCGGGAGTCAATACCTATGGCGCAATGGTTGCGAGACGAAACTCCGAAGGAGAGCTCAGTTTCGTAGTTGTCGATCCCCGGGCCACCAATGCTTCTGTTCATGCAAAAAATTGGATAGCGATTAAGCCCGGGCAGGACGGTGCGCTGGCGATGGGCATGATTCGCTGGATAATAGAAAATGAACGCTATAACCGCGGGTTTTTGCTTTCACCTAATGCCAATTCCGCCGCCGCGCAGGGTTATGCCTGTCACTCCAACGCAACCCATTTGGTCATAACTGACCCCAGCCATTCCAATCACCGCAAACTATTGCGGGCTGCCGACATCGACCCCGGTGTTCCGCAAGATCAGGCGAATGCTTTTATGGTGCTGGTTGACGGCAACAGACCGGTGCCTTTCGACAAGGCGGGCACTGCTCTCCTGGACTTTGCCGGTGAAGTGGTCACTGCGGCGGGGGCATCCATCAAAGTTAAGACTTCCTTCCGCCTGCTTGCCGAAGCCGCGCAGCTTCATAGCCTGGAGGAGTACGCTGGCTTAGCGGGAGTGCCTGTCAGCCAAATCATTGATATTGCCAAAGAATTTACTTCCCATGGAACGCGCGCTGCTGTTACCCAATACCACGGCGTGGGCAACTATCTGGGCGGTACTCATGCTGCCTATGCTGTTGCGGTACTGAACGCACTTGTGGGCAGTGTGGATCGCAAGGGCGGCTATTTGAAGGGCGGCGGCGGAGCGGCTGCCTGGAACAAGGGCCTTTATGATTTGACGGATTTCCCGGGTAAGCGTAAGCCTGCCGGGGTCATGATCTCGCGTGAGCAGGCTGCTTATGAAAAAACCACAGAATTTAAGCGGCATGGCTATCCGTCCAAACGTCCCTGGTTTCCCTTTACTGTCGGCGGGCTCTGCGTTGAGGCCATGAGCGGCATTGATGAACAGTACCCCTATCCTTGCAAGATACTGTTTACCTATTTCTTCAATCCGGTGTATTCCATACCTGGCGGCAACCGTTATGAAGCAACGCTGGCTGACCATAAAAAAGTTCCCCTGCATGTTTCCATTGATGTTACGGTCAATGAGAGCAATTTGTATGCTGATTACATCGTACCTGATCTAACTTATCCTGAGGGGCATTATGGCTTTTTGACCCCGCATGCCCCGGCTCTCCGCTTTACTGCCGTCCGGGTTCCCACGGTTGAGCCGTTGACGGCCAAAACCGCTGACGGGCAGGCTTACTCTCTGGAAGCCTTTTTGATTGACCTGGCCAAGGCGGCCGGTCTGCCGGGCTTTGGCGCCGGCACAGTGCCTGGCGCGCAGGCTGCCTATGGGCTGGATAGCGGCGAGGATTACTATTTGCGGGGAATTGCCAATTTGGCGGCAAATGCCAAGGTGCCTGCAGCCAGCCAGGATGAAATTGCCTTTGTGGAGGCCAATTATCCAACTGCCCGGTATAAGCATCTGCTTAAACCGGAGGAATGGGCAAAATGCTGCTATCTGCTTGCCCGCGGCGGTGTATTTCAGCAGTCCTATGAAGATGTTTTTGCCGGTGAGAACCATCGCTTTGGTGTGAAAAAAGTCGTTCTTTACAACGAGGAACTGGCAACGCAGCGTAATTCGCTCACAGGCGAATATTGCAGCGGTGTAGCCGCTTATACTGTGGCGACCACTCCGACAGGTGAGGTACTGGCCGAAGAAGATGCTGAATATGGCTATAATATGGTTACTTATAAAATGAACGTACATGCCCAGGCCCGTACCGTCTGGCATAAATGGGCCATGGAAATCTTTCCCGAGAACTATATACTTATGAACGAGCAGGATGCCGTCCGGGAGAAATTGTCAACCGGAAACAGGGTTCGCCTCATTTCCCGCAGCAACTCTCAAGGTATTACCGGTGAAATAAAGGTCACCAAGCTGGTCCGGACAGGGTGTCTGGCTATTGCCCATCATTATGGACATACCATGATGGGAGCGGCTCCCCTTAGCGTTACCAACGCCAACCAGGTATTTTTCGGCGGCAACGCAGTTGCCGATAAGAAAAAATTAAAGCCTGATATGACAATCGGCAGGGGAATCAACGCCAACAACATCAGTCGTCTTGACCGGAGGCTTAATAATACCCCGCTTACCGATGCTGTCGGTGGTATTCCGGACTTCAGCAGTACCAAAGTCAAAATTGAAGTAGTTAGCCGGACGGCAGACTAG
- a CDS encoding phosphonate ABC transporter ATP-binding protein gives MIAAQGLQKLYASGQGLKMVSFSIRPGEFVGILGHSGAGKTTLMRLLAGSIFPTGGRLEVLGCNLAAARRKDLLDMRRRIATVYQNFNVVPSLDVARNVMLGQLGRRSLLNSARSLFWLADQDRRTIMELLAELGIAEKMYSPCQELSGGQQQRVAIARAVFSDAALVLADEPIASVDPATATLIMEQFRTMQQQGKTVILNLHQVSSAVSYCSRLITLQQGRIVYDGPPDGFEATEAYSQLIGEGKRIGAGCDE, from the coding sequence GTGATAGCAGCACAAGGTCTTCAGAAATTATATGCCAGCGGCCAGGGACTGAAAATGGTGAGCTTTTCCATTCGACCGGGAGAATTTGTCGGTATTTTAGGCCATAGCGGTGCCGGTAAAACAACATTGATGCGGCTCCTGGCCGGTTCTATTTTTCCTACCGGCGGCAGGCTGGAAGTGCTTGGGTGTAACCTGGCCGCTGCCAGACGCAAGGATTTGCTGGATATGCGACGGCGTATCGCTACTGTTTATCAGAACTTTAATGTGGTTCCCAGTCTTGATGTTGCCCGGAATGTTATGCTGGGCCAATTGGGGCGGCGGTCGCTGCTTAATTCGGCTCGCAGTCTATTCTGGCTGGCAGATCAAGACCGCCGGACCATAATGGAGCTATTAGCCGAGCTGGGGATTGCCGAAAAAATGTACTCACCCTGCCAGGAACTGTCCGGCGGCCAGCAGCAGCGGGTGGCTATCGCCAGAGCGGTATTCAGTGACGCGGCGCTAGTACTGGCAGATGAACCGATTGCTTCTGTAGATCCGGCTACTGCCACGCTCATTATGGAACAATTTCGCACAATGCAGCAGCAGGGTAAGACTGTAATCCTAAACCTGCACCAGGTGTCAAGTGCAGTAAGCTACTGCTCGCGGCTGATTACCCTGCAGCAGGGGCGTATCGTATATGACGGGCCGCCGGATGGGTTTGAAGCGACAGAGGCCTATAGCCAGCTTATTGGTGAGGGAAAAAGGATAGGAGCCGGATGTGATGAATGA
- a CDS encoding double-cubane-cluster-containing anaerobic reductase: protein MIERKTELPEIFESFAEARQNGFLAMKKIKDSGKGVVGQFCTYTPLEIFMAGGLVSVGLCSTSDETIPEAEKVLPSNLCPLIKSSYGFAITDKCPYMYFSDLVVGETTCDGKVKMYELLAEIKNVHILELPRRQDTPEAKALWRAELVRLKERVEKDFGVTITDDNLRDAIRRRNVERRLLKELYELSTMTPPPITGLRQLQILFGSQFKFDWDEKVAEIQNAIDSIKAAYAAGERPVADTAPRILITGCPMGGVTEKVVKVIEEAGAVVVAYENCTGAKQLDRQCPEAGDPMTSIADHYLQIGCAIMTPDKNRFELLERLCEQFQVDGVVEMTLQACHPYAVEAHSVKEFMQKKGIPYLQLETDYGTADIGQLSTRAGAFVEML, encoded by the coding sequence ATGATTGAGAGAAAGACCGAGTTACCAGAAATATTTGAAAGCTTTGCCGAAGCAAGACAGAATGGATTTCTCGCCATGAAGAAAATTAAGGACAGCGGCAAAGGGGTGGTAGGCCAGTTTTGTACCTATACCCCGCTGGAGATTTTTATGGCTGGAGGCCTTGTCAGTGTGGGTCTGTGCTCTACCAGTGACGAGACCATTCCCGAGGCTGAGAAGGTGTTGCCCAGCAACCTGTGTCCGCTGATTAAGTCCAGCTACGGATTTGCCATCACCGACAAATGTCCGTACATGTATTTTTCCGATTTGGTGGTGGGCGAGACTACCTGTGACGGTAAAGTGAAAATGTATGAACTCCTGGCTGAAATCAAAAATGTCCATATTCTGGAACTGCCCCGGCGGCAGGATACCCCGGAAGCCAAGGCTCTCTGGCGGGCGGAACTGGTGCGGCTGAAGGAACGGGTGGAAAAGGATTTCGGTGTTACCATTACCGATGACAATTTGCGGGATGCCATTCGCCGGCGGAATGTCGAGCGCAGGCTGCTGAAGGAACTGTATGAGCTGAGCACCATGACACCGCCGCCCATTACCGGTCTCAGGCAGCTGCAAATCCTTTTCGGCTCTCAGTTTAAATTTGACTGGGACGAAAAGGTTGCGGAAATCCAGAACGCCATTGACAGCATCAAGGCAGCCTATGCCGCCGGGGAACGCCCGGTTGCAGACACCGCGCCCCGGATTCTCATTACCGGCTGTCCTATGGGCGGTGTTACCGAAAAGGTGGTTAAAGTCATCGAAGAAGCCGGTGCTGTCGTTGTTGCTTATGAAAACTGTACCGGTGCCAAGCAACTGGACCGGCAATGCCCGGAGGCAGGCGATCCGATGACCAGCATCGCCGACCATTACCTGCAGATCGGCTGTGCGATTATGACACCTGACAAAAACCGGTTTGAGCTGTTGGAACGTCTCTGTGAACAGTTTCAGGTCGACGGCGTGGTGGAAATGACGCTGCAAGCCTGTCATCCCTACGCGGTGGAGGCGCATTCGGTTAAAGAATTCATGCAGAAAAAGGGCATTCCCTACCTGCAGCTGGAAACCGACTACGGCACTGCCGATATTGGCCAGCTGTCCACCCGGGCCGGCGCCTTTGTGGAGATGTTGTAG